GCATTGCACATGTTGCTCAATGACATGAGGATTGTCCACACGCCAtaaggtttttatatatatatatatatatatatatatatatatatcaattacaaGAAAGTTTATAAGTaacctttaaatttataataaaatcaaagtaaaatgaaaaaaaaagacattgcaagaaagttttgttgtttttatgtttaaaagcataaaaataattacattatcttaaaaataaaaaaggaacaaattACTCATGAGTAATagacattatattattttattataaagttaaattagtaattttactataaaataaaaaataaaatgataaatttaacttcaaacaatttataaaatacaatccAACTGTATCATGGTGAAAGGACAATTATGTCTTCAATATTTAGTTCAAAATTTGTTTGAATCAAGAGTAATTTTGTGTCGTGATAAAAAGAGTTAAGCTTGTTTTCAATATTTAGTTCAAAATTTGTTTGATGaagagtaattttatttttttactattaatgaATAGTAAAATATCCGTTGAAGGACGATAATTTCTccttcaactttatttttttaattaaagtactttccaaaataaaaaaagaaaagaatagaatAGGGGAATTCCTATGGTAAAGGAACGAATACAAACCACCAGTAGCAAAATACACGACCCCATCTGTCGCTGTCCGAAAGAACCATAATTGGCAGCTaagatctctctctttctatataTACAAACGCACCCTCGTAGATCCAACACGCATTTCTCTTCATTTCCAGATCCGAAATCCTTTCCACCTCATTTCTCCTCCCCTCTCTCTCCAAATGGGATTCGAAACTTCAAACGGCACCGCATCTACAAAACCACTTAAATTCCTCATCTACGGGCGCACTGGCTGGATCGGTGGACTCCTAGGCAAGCTTTGCCAATCCCAGGGCATCGACTTCACCTACGGTTCCGGTCGCCTTGAAAACCGACCCTCCCTCGAAGCCGACGTTGCTGCTGTCAATCCCACTCATGTTTTCAACGCTGCCGGCGTCACTGGCAGGCCTAACGTCGACTGGTGCGAGTCCCATAAAGTCGAGACCATAAGAACCAATGTGGTCGGCACGCTGACGTTGGCTGATGTGTGCAGGGAGAAAGGTTTGGTCTTGATCAATTATGCTACTGGTTGTATCTTTGAGTATGATTCGAGTCATCCTCTCGGGTCGGGTATTGGTTTTAAGGAAGAGGATACTCCGAACTTTATCGGATCGTTTTATTCCAAGACTAAGGCCATGGTATGGTAATAATATCAttgtttgtcttcttttttgtgtgtgttgaaTAACATTAGAATTGCTTTTACGGTaagattgtttctttttattgattaataattataaagatctatttaatgtGTGACATTTGATTAGTTAGAAATGCAGTGGATCTAGGCTTTTTGGTTTATGGATCTAATCAGTTAGTACTTGCTTACCCCTAGTACAGTAGGGGAGGTTAAATCGCAGTCCTGCATGTGATTGATGCATAATGTTTGGAACCATTAAAGTAATAATTACTTGTaacatttaattattgttagtGATGTTGCCATTAAATCTGATTAAtggtttattttgtgttttgctGATATTTGAAAGGTAGAAGATTTGCTCAAGAattatgaaaatgtttgtaCATTGCGCGTCAGAATGCCCATTTCATGCGATCTAGCCAACCCTCGCAACTTCATCACGAAGATCACTCGATATGAGAAGGTAGTGAACATTCCAAACTCCATGACGATCTTGGATGAACTCCTTCCCATTTCCATTGAGATGGCAAAGAGAAACCTTACTGGAATCTATAACTTTACGAATCCTGGAGTGGTCAGTCACAATGAGATTTTGGAGATGTATCGGGATTACATTGACCCCAAATTCACATGGAAAAACTTCACTCTTGAGGAGCAAGCTAAGGTAATTGTTGCCCCAAGGAGCAACAATGAGCTTGATACTGTCAAATTGAAGCAGGAATTCCCTGAGCTCTTGCCAATAAAGGAGTCCCTCATCAAGTATGTCTTCAAACCAAATCAGAAGACTGCTGCTGCTTGATGCTACCGAAGGGAAGTAATCGATGAACTATTGTCCATTAAAGAGTCCTTCATTAAGTATGTTCTTCAAGCCGAATGGTGCTTGAATTTTAGGTTTGGATCTTTTTGGTTTccttatttctatttattaaaaatgggTCCTGTGGGTTGGTGTGATCTTCCACCTAATAGGTTCTTCCAAATGACATGCATATTTCACctatttgtatttgtatcatGTTTTGTAACTTGATCATGAATAAAACTAGTTAAAGGTCAATTGatttatcaagttttaaatatatgtttgtgagtTGATGGGTTAATGTATGGCACAAGCTTCTTTGCCTTTAGGCAAATATTAGTTTTCCGATATTTTTAAACTTGGTTCATCATTTCAACCAAGTATCTGATTTTAGCTACAAATCTTGACTAATTGTCTTCCTTTCTTACTGTGAATTGCTCAAACGTTCAGAAAACACCTAATACGTTTGATTGATGGAGATAGAACTTCAAGGCAACTACATTAGAGATGTGATGATCTGTGTGTTATTAGGGATTGTGGCAGCAGCGTTGTCGAGaatcttaattgaattatttttctaaatggaACATCTTCATAGAAATTTAGCTTGCTGATTATGGAAGAACCTGTAAATGGTAGTGTCTTGAACCTTTGTCCTTGTAGTGATTTCTGGCAGCAGATGCGGTGTGGGCCGAGTTGCAACCTAGAATTGTACAAGAGCAAAATAATTGTCGTGGCCTACCTGGAATTGCAGCACCTTCACGTAAGTCAAGCACACAAGTTTAAACAAGAATTTTAGAAGAAAAGCATTCAACAGATTCAAGTCGAAGACTTTGGAGTCTGATcgattttatttcaatcaagCAGGAGCAGGACACATTTGAAAGCTAACTGAAGTAACAGAAACCTCAGCGTGAGAAATCATAAATGGGTTTGGTGCGTTAGTGGCGTCCGAGGATACCGGTCTTGTGATACATGGAAGGGCCTTCAAATTTGTCTGTTTTATGTGTTGTCATGGAGGAAGTGGGTATTCCATACTCGTAACCAGGGAGGATATTGTATACAACCGCGGGGCTTCTCACTTCATGACCGTTCCCATCTTTCCAGGTGATTGCACCTGACATGATTGGCTGCTGCGCAATCACTGGTCCATAGAGCTTCACTGAGAATGTTTTCATCTCTCCGATTTTAGAGAATGTCAGAACAGAGGGCTCCACAGTGATGCTAACAGAGTATGGCATGTACGTGCTGACAGTGTAGGTTGAATAGCTATTACCAACATTGGTAACTGTCCTAGTAAAGACTCCCTGAATTGGCTGGCCATCTTCCACGGCTATGGCAAAAGTTGGGCAGTTAAGATCCCAGGCTCTTCCAGGTGTGGTGCTGTTGCAAACACTGCTGTTGGAACCAGTGATCATTCTGAGAGTGGTAGTGTTGTAACCTTGCTTGCAGAGGAAGTTAATATAATCTGCTTCGGATGCATTGTAAACAAGCCCAGGGTTTAATGCATGCTCTGGATTGATCTGACCAGATCCGGAAGAAAATTCAAGGTCAACGTGCTTCCTCGGGTCCATGATAGTAGCTTTTCACGGAAACAAATGGGTTAACAAAGGAGACCGAATTGAAGTGTCTttttccccaaaaaaaaaatgttaatgcgAAGTCAACAGGTTTCTCACCTGTTGTCTTGAGGGCTGATTAAATGGCAGCAGGAGACCAGTTAGGGTGGCCAGCCTTCACATAGGCAGCAGCCGCACTAGTGTGTGGACAAGACATGGACGTACCGGAGATAATGTTGAAATTCAGGCTCCTGGTGTCCTTGTAGTCGATAGAAGGAGGTGCCACAGGTGACCAGGCAGCGAGGATGTCCACACCAGGGGCAGTGATATCAGGCTGTATCacccatttaaaatttcaagtcaaGTCTAGCAGAGACAGAATAGGCGGTTCTATTAATTATAGCTATTGAGCCTGTTGGTTACCTTGAGAATATCTGGGGTGATCGGGTTTGGTCCTCTCGAAGAAAACGATACAACTGAAGCAGCCACGACATCCTTCCAACCCTGAGCAACCAGAATAGTCGCGGTCGGATTCCTGAAATTTATGGTTATTATTTCAGAACAgcaaaaccaataaattttaaagtcatTATAGAGGTGATCCAATTAGAATTTCTATGGAGGTTTGCTTACTCTGTTGTTCTGATGTAATTCAAAACTTTGACTCTATCTTCATTGCTGATTACTGTTGCTGGTACTGGGAAACTGAAAGCAAAATCTACACTGTAAAATGAATCTGACATTATGACACCCACACCATTAGCGAGCAGAATGTCAGAACGAGTCACCATCGTATAACAGAGAACAATCTTCCGCTCCACTTTATATGAATTGAGAACTCCAGGAAAGCAAAAGCCTGCAATTTCCGTGTTAGCACCTGCTGAGAAGTTAACTGCATCTCCTCCCCAAATCAATGGATATGTGGTCCCGTTGAGGTCAAAATTATTTATCGAGAGTCCCTTTATTAGTCATCCAATAAACAATATACATGGTATAAGTAAACGATTGGTGAGAAATCTGTTGTTAATGATGCTACTGCGGTGCTCATATACTCACACTTAAGACTAGTCCGTTGCCTAGGACAACTTGTGCAACAAACTTCCTGTCCATGGTGCTGGCAGCTACCGTCAATGTCCATGGTGCGTAGTTGGAGACTGAATATGGACAGGTTCCAGAATTGCCAGCAGAATTTGAGGTCAGTATACCGTTTTTCATGGCATGGAAAGATCCAATGGCGATGGGATCTTCCATATATGGGAATGGAAAGTCGGAACCAAGGGACACAGATATAATATCAACACCATCTGCTATGGCATCATCATATGCTGCGAGGATATCTGCACTTGAGCATCCATACGACCAGCAAACTTTGTACATAGCAATTCTTGCATTGGGAACTCCACCTCTTGCAGCTCCTTCAGCTAGACCGAAGTAGCTTGCTCCTTGCACCTCACGGCCAGCTGCTGTTGAAGAAGTATGGGTTCCATGTCCCTCGGAGT
This region of Populus alba chromosome 3, ASM523922v2, whole genome shotgun sequence genomic DNA includes:
- the LOC118028537 gene encoding bifunctional dTDP-4-dehydrorhamnose 3,5-epimerase/dTDP-4-dehydrorhamnose reductase, with the protein product MGFETSNGTASTKPLKFLIYGRTGWIGGLLGKLCQSQGIDFTYGSGRLENRPSLEADVAAVNPTHVFNAAGVTGRPNVDWCESHKVETIRTNVVGTLTLADVCREKGLVLINYATGCIFEYDSSHPLGSGIGFKEEDTPNFIGSFYSKTKAMVEDLLKNYENVCTLRVRMPISCDLANPRNFITKITRYEKVVNIPNSMTILDELLPISIEMAKRNLTGIYNFTNPGVVSHNEILEMYRDYIDPKFTWKNFTLEEQAKVIVAPRSNNELDTVKLKQEFPELLPIKESLIKYVFKPNQKTAAA